Proteins from a genomic interval of Pseudodesulfovibrio nedwellii:
- a CDS encoding HD-GYP domain-containing protein — translation MTDFFEEIYLQISATILESFPKFRPPVDLYVFDSAVGQVKKFHKAEARLDTDGQAEVAMIATEGRLFLLRDDYRIYASHLSKRLGMLLVEEGFSPVEVAEIFFLAFRDRMEQFFEQPQKGMLELLVKDISVLAEYLWIDPSRVEFLTQTLDKEYSLAVHSTNSMFIGLTLHVHAAGRAVEKDGLARVALGLLLHDLGMTQVPRFIRDKQHFLVRRDRESIENHIDAGLKMLQRLKIADPVVLECMRQHHERNDGSGYPDRRFGKDISMAGKLCAVADSFSAMIGVRPYRSSKDVAEAAIALIKDKRKYEPTLIKLLGEALAEGGWMNGAKASV, via the coding sequence ATGACGGATTTTTTTGAAGAGATCTATCTGCAAATCAGCGCAACTATTTTGGAAAGTTTTCCTAAATTTCGTCCACCTGTGGATCTGTATGTATTTGATTCCGCTGTGGGGCAGGTAAAGAAATTTCATAAGGCCGAAGCTCGTCTGGACACGGACGGACAGGCCGAAGTCGCAATGATCGCCACCGAAGGTCGGCTGTTTTTGCTCAGGGATGATTACAGAATCTATGCCAGCCATTTGAGCAAGCGGCTTGGCATGTTGTTGGTAGAGGAAGGTTTTAGTCCCGTGGAAGTGGCAGAAATCTTTTTTCTCGCCTTTCGAGATCGTATGGAACAGTTTTTTGAGCAACCGCAAAAAGGTATGCTTGAATTGTTGGTTAAGGATATTTCCGTATTGGCTGAATACCTTTGGATAGATCCTAGCCGGGTTGAGTTTTTAACTCAGACTCTGGATAAGGAATACAGTCTGGCTGTTCACTCAACCAACTCGATGTTTATCGGGTTGACCTTGCATGTCCATGCCGCAGGACGGGCTGTAGAGAAGGACGGTTTGGCTCGTGTCGCTCTCGGATTACTTCTGCATGATCTTGGCATGACTCAGGTGCCCCGTTTCATCAGGGATAAACAGCATTTCTTGGTGCGGCGAGATCGTGAATCCATTGAAAATCATATCGACGCGGGGCTGAAGATGTTGCAGCGCCTCAAGATTGCCGATCCCGTTGTGTTGGAGTGTATGCGCCAACATCATGAACGCAATGACGGCTCCGGCTATCCCGACCGGCGTTTTGGCAAGGATATTTCTATGGCCGGAAAACTTTGTGCTGTGGCGGATTCCTTTTCCGCCATGATAGGCGTTCGTCCTTATCGATCGTCCAAAGATGTGGCCGAAGCAGCCATTGCCCTGATCAAGGACAAGAGAAAGTACGAACCGACCTTGATTAAGCTTCTCGGTGAAGCTTTGGCTGAAGGAGGCTGGATGAATGGTGCTAAGGCGTCGGTATAG
- a CDS encoding transporter substrate-binding domain-containing protein — protein MLNLSIGVLFLLLAVPTPSAAKQKLIVTHDSNYEPLVYINAQGLPQGYLIDFWKHFGEVNNIDIRFKLGDWQETLDWVRTGQADVHGGLFYTKKRNEYLDFGEPITNLSAAIYIAKGLNWDDIKLFPVGIVAGGYTEHFMQHSWPNHPIRPFPQARDMIKAAVDGDIKAFVADQPIAVFYLRKFKAQGRFLKEKDAYRNTLRVAVADGRNDLRTLVQNGWKRLDAKRLNYIRSKWFLDVTHDRGWALTGILMVAVVMFIGLLCRILGRRYTPPEE, from the coding sequence ATGCTTAATTTATCGATAGGCGTGCTCTTCCTGCTTCTGGCCGTGCCGACTCCTTCTGCTGCAAAACAAAAATTGATCGTAACACACGACTCAAACTACGAACCTTTGGTCTACATAAACGCACAGGGCCTTCCACAAGGATATTTAATCGATTTCTGGAAACACTTCGGCGAAGTCAACAACATTGATATCCGCTTCAAATTAGGTGACTGGCAAGAAACTCTGGACTGGGTGCGTACAGGTCAAGCAGATGTCCACGGAGGACTCTTCTATACCAAAAAAAGAAATGAATATCTTGACTTCGGAGAGCCGATCACCAATCTCTCGGCAGCCATCTATATTGCCAAAGGGTTGAATTGGGATGATATCAAACTATTCCCAGTGGGTATCGTGGCAGGTGGATACACTGAACATTTCATGCAGCATTCATGGCCAAACCACCCCATACGCCCGTTCCCGCAAGCCAGAGACATGATCAAGGCCGCCGTCGATGGAGACATCAAGGCCTTTGTCGCCGACCAACCCATCGCAGTCTTCTACTTACGAAAATTCAAAGCCCAAGGCCGATTCCTGAAAGAGAAAGACGCATATAGAAACACCCTAAGGGTAGCCGTAGCCGATGGGCGGAATGACCTGCGCACCTTAGTGCAAAATGGATGGAAACGGCTGGATGCGAAAAGACTCAACTACATTCGCAGCAAATGGTTTCTGGACGTGACACACGACAGGGGATGGGCTTTGACCGGCATACTCATGGTTGCAGTGGTTATGTTCATAGGCTTACTTTGTCGCATTCTTGGCCGACGATATACTCCACCCGAAGAATAA